A single genomic interval of Daucus carota subsp. sativus chromosome 1, DH1 v3.0, whole genome shotgun sequence harbors:
- the LOC135151699 gene encoding uncharacterized protein LOC135151699, giving the protein MSTTAFEFNGAKFVTNNYSAILDNDEAPKEFHLIQDFLAHSELMYALTQPESISPSQVLTLWRSANYDDGGENGCPSLTCNYEGQEYAISPATIRKALHLPEEQKFDSSVPTQTLRDMMIFLGYTASTDKMGELKRPHLCKEWSFFYDCITRAFGNKCSNFDAIPIFSQQIGYSLIHNLKFDIATSILRFIGDRRKENMNIVYYARFCQLIFSYCFPDVPIPETGNESPFKITKRAFTDLIKKDSKKPHVPVFAIPVTVQDKLRVALPDKYSALFSDENIPQPSPSTVDPEPVPTSGPSQKGPVVKSTHTLPSGSSQQGPVEKSSPKRILRSTKSPTKPSPPPRKRRFLQKISDSDSDEAPPPPPPAKRLRKKIQPTSITDLTVEPPQSEDPEQPLLTFSDHSAEPLLIEPISAMPLDIAAADQQMSESTSDHNDQTEETKSVEVKIAADTEISEKPSDAPGQSEDAQIEMVLQLIQDSLVQPDDIVAAPAQEIQMAENSEAATEALESHTLSVFLADIDDDEGTEVTSTPIISEPVRETTPERVDSPVKTLSPVRESTPFIAPTVPSSPIPFSEPARRKLCHLSYTHRMCRTTSPSVEDRLTSIEATQASMNYTLADLSASVAQLVQVLTSADVKKGEKTYKDKCKPDQKLKRKKPDDDEEEKGEMNKQQKLKLLQSKETKKNSREAASSERPPREAQKHKSMELTVAQSITKAVRDSDAISKEIDLVNSEVEKKKEKLGAEAEKLIEAGDPESQKFCQTLILPNRLILV; this is encoded by the coding sequence atgtcgacaactgctttcgagttcaatggcgcaaagttcgtcaccaacaactactcagccATACTTGATAACGATGAAGCTCCCaaagagtttcatcttattcaggacttcctggctcacagtgagctaatGTATGCTCTAACTCAGCCGGAGTCCATCTCTCCTTCTCAAGTTCTCACTCTATGGAGATCAGCAAAttacgatgatggaggtgaaaatggttGTCCATCTCTCACCTGCAATTATGAAGGTCAAGAATATGCTATCTCACCAGCAactatcaggaaggctcttcatcttcctgaagagcaGAAGTTTGATTCCtcagtccctactcaaactctgagggacatgatgatttttcttgggtacacagcaagtactgacaagatgggagaacttaagcgtccacatctctgcaaggagtggagcttcttttatgattgcatcaccagagctttcggcaacaaatgtagcaactttgatgccatcccCATCTTCAGTCAACAGATTGGGTACTCTCTGATtcataatctcaaatttgatattgctacatctatcttgagattcattggtgataggagaaaagagaatatgaatatagtctattatgctagattctgtcagcttatattctcttattgttTTCCTGATGTGCCCATTCCTGAAACTGGTAATGAATCACCCTTTAAGATCACCAAACGTGCTTTTACTGATCTTATTAAGAAGGATAGCAAGAAACCGCATGTGCCTGTATTTGCcattcctgtgactgtacaggataaattAAGAGTCGCTTTACCTGATAAGTATTCAGctctattctctgatgagaatataccacaGCCTTCACCTTCTACTGTTGATCCAGAACCAgtcccaacctctggtccttcccaaaaggggccagttgtaaaatctactCACACACTACCCTCTGGTTCTTCacaacaaggaccagttgaaaaatcttcaccCAAGAGGATACTCAGGTCCACtaaatccccaaccaaaccctccccacctcccagaaaaagaagatttctgcagaaaatatcagactctgactctgatgaagcacctccacctcctccaccagcaaagaggCTGCGAAAGAAAATACAGCCAACCTCtattactgatctgactgtggaaCCACCACAGTCAGAGGATCCTGAACAACCCTTGCTTACATTCTCTGATCACTCTGCAGAGCCACTTTTGATTGAACCCATTTCTGCAATGCCACTTGATATTGCAGCAGCTGACCAACAAATGTCAGAGTCAACCTCTGATCACAATGATCAAACTGAAGAGACAAAGTCTGTTGAAGTGAAAATTGCAGCTGATACTGAAATATCAGAAAAACCATCTGATGCACCTGGTCAATCAGAGGATGCACAAATAGAAATGGTCCTTCAGCTAATTCAAGATTCTTTAGTTCAACCTGAtgatattgttgcagctcctgctcaggagattcaAATGGCAGAAAACTCTgaggcagctactgaagctctagagtcacatactctgagtgtttttcttgcagacattgatgatgatgaaggcacagaagtcacatcaacccctataatctctgagccagtcagagaaactaCACCTGAAAGGGTTGATTCCCCAGTTAAAACACTGTCACCAGTTAGGGAATCCACTCCCTTTATAGCTCCTACAGTTCCAAGCTCTCCCATTCCATTTTCTGAACCTGCTAGAAGGAAACTTTGCCACTTGTCCTATACTCACAGGATGTGCAGAACCACATCACCTTCTGTAGAAGATAGACTTACCTCTATTGAAGCTACTCAGGCTTCAATGAATTATACTCTGGCagatttgagtgcttctgtggcacagctggtacaggttctcacctctgctgatgtcaaaaagggggagaaaacatacaaagacaaatgcaaacctgatcagaaattaaaaaggaaaaagccagatgatgatgaggaagaaaaaggggaaatgaacaaacagcaaaagctgaagctgctgcagagtaaagaaacaaagaagaacagtagAGAAGCAGCAAGCTCTGAGAGACCACCCAGAGAAGCTCAAAAACACAAATCTATGGAATTGACTGTTGCTCAGAGTATAAccaaagcagtcagagattcagatgctatatctaaagagatagatcttgtgaactctgaagtggagaagaagaaagaaaaactgggtgctgaagctgaaaagc